One window of the Sphaerochaeta associata genome contains the following:
- a CDS encoding AraC family transcriptional regulator, whose product MGFDVRRQHELFKHVVDLQVDTSKASFMRHCHLDYEINFIMEGDITFSLEQDTYHIVPPTLLLIQPGQHHCILTNTVGVPYDRYVFRFNETELSKDINASLETIAAVSEVKDQNLIDLFLRLDPYISCIKPEFYTEFLKSALTEIIIYLCSSNPNPSTKVMTNKEIETIITYIHSNLESILSIDDICQNVFMSRAKVNRLFQEQFHTPPMAYVRGKKCILAKKLLLSGYPLTELYEKCGFRQYSTFYRSYRWFFGHAPSEELVSSTT is encoded by the coding sequence ATGGGATTCGATGTCAGGCGTCAGCACGAGTTATTCAAGCACGTTGTTGACTTACAGGTTGATACCTCAAAAGCAAGCTTCATGCGCCACTGTCACCTCGATTATGAAATTAATTTCATCATGGAAGGAGACATCACGTTTTCCTTGGAGCAAGACACCTATCACATCGTACCACCTACCCTGCTGCTGATACAGCCAGGCCAACATCATTGCATCCTGACCAATACTGTTGGAGTTCCGTATGACCGATACGTGTTCCGTTTCAATGAGACGGAGCTATCCAAAGATATCAATGCATCCCTGGAAACAATCGCTGCCGTCAGTGAAGTCAAGGATCAGAATTTGATTGATTTGTTTCTTCGCCTCGATCCGTACATATCCTGCATTAAACCTGAGTTTTACACTGAGTTCCTCAAGTCTGCGCTGACAGAAATCATCATCTACTTATGCAGCAGCAATCCTAATCCATCCACCAAAGTAATGACGAATAAGGAGATTGAAACCATCATTACCTATATACATTCCAATCTTGAGTCCATCCTCTCGATCGACGACATCTGCCAGAACGTATTCATGTCCCGTGCGAAGGTGAATCGGCTTTTCCAAGAGCAATTCCATACCCCGCCGATGGCCTATGTAAGAGGAAAAAAATGCATATTGGCCAAGAAGCTGCTTCTTTCAGGATATCCTCTGACCGAACTCTATGAGAAATGTGGCTTCAGGCAGTATTCTACATTCTATCGATCGTATCGTTGGTTTTTCGGGCATGCGCCTTCAGAAGAACTTGTTTCTTCAACCACCTGA
- a CDS encoding ABC transporter substrate-binding protein, whose translation MKKTLLIVTMFLLVFTSIFAGGSQEAAKPKQQDSLMLAHDWAAKAGLNQGVSSQELYKKALETEGGKVVVYSISSRMARVKAAFEADYPGMTVESYDISSNDMATKLRTEYEAGIRTADVIHSKEQNGEYLMEFFAKGILHNYQPASIFGNVDPQYLKDLTPLYFETDWWFYNTSVYQESPISNWWDITKPEWKGKFIIQNPLGTVSYMAIITTMVEHADEMASAYKACYGKDIVLAKDEPTAAHAWIKRVLANDPIIMDSNNEVIKAVGEGTTSALIGYAPSSKYREKTDKGWNIDVNPAVMVPMSGVPFMNFVAVVNEAPHPYGAQLLIRYMLGDENGNGKGIQPFNTIGGWTVRPETKGAEGNIPFQAMPLWNLNYEYIYDNLQDVQDYWYQFR comes from the coding sequence ATGAAAAAAACGTTGCTCATTGTCACGATGTTTCTCTTGGTTTTTACCTCGATTTTTGCTGGAGGCTCCCAGGAAGCTGCAAAGCCAAAGCAACAAGACAGCCTTATGCTTGCTCATGACTGGGCTGCAAAGGCAGGTCTGAACCAAGGCGTATCCAGTCAGGAGCTCTATAAAAAAGCGCTTGAGACTGAAGGCGGCAAAGTCGTTGTCTATTCAATCTCGAGCCGCATGGCTAGAGTAAAGGCGGCATTCGAAGCCGATTATCCCGGCATGACGGTAGAAAGCTATGATATCAGCTCCAACGACATGGCCACTAAACTGAGAACGGAATATGAGGCAGGTATCAGAACCGCAGACGTTATCCACTCAAAGGAACAGAACGGCGAATACCTCATGGAATTCTTTGCCAAAGGCATTCTGCACAACTATCAGCCTGCATCCATCTTCGGCAACGTGGATCCCCAGTACCTTAAGGATCTTACACCCCTGTATTTTGAAACCGACTGGTGGTTCTACAATACCAGTGTTTATCAAGAGAGCCCGATCAGCAACTGGTGGGATATCACCAAGCCTGAGTGGAAAGGCAAGTTCATCATCCAGAACCCGCTTGGAACCGTCAGTTACATGGCAATCATCACTACGATGGTCGAACATGCCGATGAGATGGCCTCTGCGTACAAGGCATGTTATGGCAAAGACATTGTACTTGCCAAGGATGAGCCCACTGCCGCTCATGCGTGGATCAAGCGGGTGCTTGCAAACGACCCGATTATCATGGATTCAAACAACGAGGTCATCAAAGCCGTCGGTGAAGGAACTACTTCTGCGCTCATCGGTTATGCTCCCTCCTCCAAGTACCGGGAAAAGACCGACAAGGGTTGGAATATCGATGTCAATCCCGCTGTCATGGTCCCAATGTCCGGGGTGCCGTTCATGAACTTCGTTGCTGTAGTGAATGAGGCTCCGCATCCGTATGGGGCTCAGCTGCTCATCCGCTATATGCTGGGTGATGAGAATGGCAATGGCAAGGGTATCCAGCCGTTCAACACCATCGGGGGATGGACGGTGCGTCCAGAGACCAAGGGTGCTGAGGGAAACATCCCCTTCCAGGCAATGCCGCTTTGGAATCTCAACTACGAGTACATCTATGACAATCTTCAGGATGTGCAGGACTATTGGTACCAGTTCCGCTAA
- a CDS encoding ABC transporter ATP-binding protein, which translates to MSTIQLLNIDKYYGENHVLKNLNLTINDGEFMTLLGPSGCGKTTTLRIIAGLEKPQGGLMSIGDREIINANERFYEEPGKRNLNLVFQSYALWPHMTVFENVAFGLDVAKETKDNIKKRVTKVLKQMRIDEFAERYPSELSGGQQQRVAIARAIVTEPQVLLLDEPLSNLDAKLRVEMRSELKRLHHEMGTTIVYVTHDQTEALTMSSRIAVFFNGILDQVDTPMEIYQNPSSLRVADFIGNPKINFVDATAVHANNSFSVQSELGTLICSLDQLVADAPKGEFKAVLGIRPEIVSIKKKKADGLISAKIVSVMPAGSETLIYVTVGSQTLLVKQNGLRHYDVDQDVYLTLDPAKINVFDSTSKLLVKRAVVDAE; encoded by the coding sequence ATGAGTACAATACAATTACTAAATATTGATAAGTATTATGGTGAGAACCATGTCCTGAAGAATCTGAATTTAACCATCAATGATGGAGAATTCATGACGCTGCTTGGTCCTTCGGGGTGCGGAAAGACTACGACACTCAGAATCATTGCAGGACTTGAAAAGCCCCAGGGTGGTTTGATGAGCATCGGAGACCGAGAAATCATCAACGCAAACGAGCGATTCTATGAGGAACCAGGAAAACGAAATCTCAACCTCGTTTTCCAATCCTATGCACTGTGGCCGCACATGACGGTATTTGAAAACGTCGCGTTCGGCCTCGATGTGGCGAAGGAAACCAAGGATAATATCAAAAAGCGGGTGACAAAAGTGCTCAAGCAAATGCGCATCGATGAATTCGCCGAGCGGTATCCTTCCGAGCTTTCCGGTGGTCAGCAGCAGCGGGTTGCAATTGCGAGGGCGATTGTCACTGAGCCGCAGGTGCTGTTGCTTGATGAACCACTTTCCAATCTGGATGCGAAACTCCGTGTCGAGATGCGCAGCGAACTAAAGCGTTTGCACCATGAGATGGGGACGACGATCGTGTATGTCACCCACGACCAAACCGAGGCCCTGACGATGTCCAGCAGGATTGCAGTGTTCTTCAATGGGATTCTCGACCAGGTCGATACCCCGATGGAAATCTATCAGAATCCAAGTTCACTGCGTGTGGCGGACTTCATCGGAAATCCCAAAATCAACTTTGTCGATGCAACTGCCGTGCATGCAAACAATTCCTTTTCTGTGCAATCCGAGCTTGGAACGTTGATCTGCTCCCTTGATCAGCTGGTGGCGGATGCCCCGAAAGGTGAATTCAAGGCTGTGCTGGGTATCAGGCCGGAAATCGTCTCCATCAAGAAGAAAAAGGCGGACGGTTTGATTTCTGCCAAGATTGTGTCGGTGATGCCTGCAGGTTCAGAGACCCTCATCTATGTTACTGTCGGCAGTCAGACACTGCTGGTGAAGCAGAACGGCCTACGTCATTACGACGTCGATCAGGATGTGTATCTTACTCTCGACCCGGCAAAAATCAATGTATTTGACAGTACGAGCAAGCTGCTCGTGAAGCGAGCGGTTGTGGACGCTGAATAA
- a CDS encoding helix-turn-helix transcriptional regulator, with product MKIDRLVSIIMVLLDKNRIGAQALAQMFEVSQRTIYRDVETINMAGIPIRSTPGVGGGFEIMEEYKLEKKVFSSSDLSAILMGLSSLSSMVRGEEVVQALAKVKSFIPADQAKEISLKANQIYIDLSPWLGNRNVQPYLELVKTALERNKLLAFDYVDRHGTRTTRTAEPYQLVLKNSHWYWQGYCHTRKDFRLFRLSRTLNLHMLGQSFIPKEYPKPQFEYPDFLAPSYTTITIRIHTSVMDKVLEYCTYDHFQPDGPEHYTVAFPFIENDYYYQILFSFGTECECLEPLDIRTEMKRRIEALASLY from the coding sequence ATGAAAATCGACCGGCTTGTAAGCATTATCATGGTGCTCCTTGACAAGAATCGTATTGGAGCGCAAGCACTGGCTCAGATGTTCGAGGTATCACAACGCACCATATACCGCGATGTTGAGACCATCAACATGGCGGGCATTCCCATACGGTCGACACCAGGGGTGGGCGGTGGATTTGAGATTATGGAGGAGTACAAGCTGGAGAAGAAAGTATTTTCCAGTTCCGACCTTTCGGCCATCCTGATGGGGCTTTCCAGCCTGTCCTCCATGGTACGGGGTGAAGAAGTGGTGCAGGCCCTTGCGAAGGTAAAAAGCTTCATCCCAGCTGATCAAGCAAAGGAAATTTCCCTAAAGGCCAATCAGATATACATCGATTTGAGCCCTTGGCTGGGCAACAGGAATGTACAACCATACTTGGAACTCGTGAAAACAGCGTTGGAGCGGAACAAACTGCTCGCCTTCGACTACGTAGACCGTCATGGAACAAGGACCACCCGGACAGCCGAGCCCTATCAACTCGTGTTGAAGAACAGTCATTGGTATTGGCAGGGATATTGCCATACACGAAAGGATTTTCGATTGTTCAGGCTATCCAGGACACTGAACCTGCACATGCTCGGGCAGTCGTTCATTCCCAAGGAATACCCTAAGCCGCAGTTTGAGTATCCTGACTTCTTGGCACCATCATACACAACCATCACCATTCGGATTCATACGTCGGTCATGGACAAGGTACTCGAATACTGCACCTATGACCACTTCCAGCCTGACGGACCGGAGCACTACACCGTTGCTTTTCCCTTCATCGAGAATGACTATTACTACCAGATCCTGTTCAGTTTTGGTACAGAGTGTGAATGCTTGGAACCACTAGATATCCGCACGGAAATGAAGCGTCGCATAGAGGCCTTGGCTTCCTTGTATTGA
- a CDS encoding IS4 family transposase, which translates to MLRDFTNNTDAITSQVSVFSQRFKVGAILRHCGAHKQKGIEVRKVFSYLCTLLFCGISMNRDQKTRKYGNMVKKDTCHRFLQSMKMDWNRFLSLLAKEIIDKDFRPICRNDCKGVQKPFFLVADDSSYCRNRSKKVELSAKNWDHALKRYYKGFRMLTLAWTDGVSVLPVSFCNMSTCDDTKVLRGSKGLTAKEKETFGFKIRKLAKQKMNDTLLDLLDVAAAANLQARYLLCDKWFANPVTIFAIRDKGYEVICMLKNSSTYYLYKGERRKLSQIFRMCAKEERLQRKLDRKAGNDDSKGRKFLFSAAISLINKDEKPNQESKIVFVRNRNKKSEYLAILCTDNSLSEDQIVEYYCSRWGIETMFHTCKSFLRLQKSTQSLDYSEIHASTAIVMFQYAMLSWLNRQNSDEIGFGELFYQLLEEVQDTALFHAIELVLTLFVETLASEYAMPPGKLNEAMNKFLKQLPERLKTCLDLAA; encoded by the coding sequence ATGTTGAGGGATTTTACCAACAATACCGATGCCATTACAAGTCAAGTCAGTGTTTTTTCCCAGAGATTTAAAGTCGGAGCCATCCTTCGCCATTGTGGTGCACACAAACAAAAGGGCATAGAAGTCCGGAAGGTCTTCTCCTACCTGTGTACCCTGCTGTTCTGTGGAATATCCATGAACAGGGATCAAAAAACCCGCAAGTACGGGAACATGGTGAAAAAGGATACATGCCATCGGTTCCTCCAATCCATGAAGATGGACTGGAACCGGTTCCTTTCCCTGCTGGCCAAAGAGATCATCGACAAGGATTTCCGCCCGATATGCCGCAACGATTGCAAGGGAGTGCAAAAGCCTTTTTTCCTGGTGGCCGATGACAGCAGCTACTGTCGCAACAGGTCCAAGAAGGTGGAGCTGAGCGCCAAGAACTGGGACCATGCCCTCAAACGCTACTACAAGGGATTCAGGATGCTTACCCTTGCCTGGACCGATGGCGTATCGGTCCTTCCCGTATCTTTTTGCAATATGAGCACATGCGACGATACGAAGGTGCTCAGGGGATCCAAAGGGCTTACCGCCAAAGAAAAGGAAACCTTTGGCTTCAAGATACGCAAGCTGGCAAAACAGAAGATGAACGACACGCTGCTGGACCTTCTGGATGTCGCTGCAGCGGCGAATCTCCAGGCCCGGTACCTGCTGTGCGACAAGTGGTTCGCCAACCCCGTCACCATCTTCGCCATCAGAGACAAGGGATACGAGGTGATCTGCATGCTGAAAAACTCCTCCACCTATTATCTCTACAAGGGAGAAAGGAGAAAGCTCAGCCAGATTTTCCGCATGTGCGCCAAGGAGGAGAGGCTCCAGCGCAAACTGGACCGAAAGGCCGGAAATGACGACTCGAAAGGCAGGAAATTCCTGTTCTCCGCTGCCATCTCACTGATCAACAAGGATGAGAAACCCAACCAAGAATCGAAAATCGTGTTCGTCAGGAACAGGAACAAGAAGAGTGAATACCTGGCGATTCTCTGCACAGACAACAGCCTGTCAGAGGACCAGATAGTTGAATATTACTGCAGCCGATGGGGGATAGAAACAATGTTCCATACCTGCAAGTCATTCCTGCGCCTGCAAAAGAGCACCCAATCGCTGGATTATTCAGAAATCCATGCCAGCACCGCCATAGTCATGTTCCAATATGCGATGCTCTCCTGGCTGAACCGCCAGAACTCTGATGAAATAGGTTTCGGTGAACTGTTCTACCAACTCCTGGAAGAGGTCCAAGATACTGCTCTCTTTCATGCCATTGAACTGGTGTTGACATTGTTCGTCGAGACCCTCGCTTCTGAATATGCCATGCCACCGGGAAAGCTCAATGAAGCGATGAACAAATTCCTCAAGCAACTGCCTGAGAGGCTGAAAACCTGTCTGGATCTAGCTGCTTAG
- a CDS encoding HAD hydrolase-like protein, whose amino-acid sequence MKTLHEFIKTKDYLICVDSDGCAMDTMNSKHQLCFGPMLVKEWGLQRWEKEILDRWNTVNLFSMSRGINRFLGLGMLLEEIDKTYTPIEGASMFLSWVQSAQELSNATVLAKMQASGQTVFKKAYAWSIAVNTAITNLPEEVKVPFPGITEGLACAKEIANLGIISAANPEAVLQEWTQHQLMDYMDVSLAQDVGTKSYCIAKMLEFGFDPEKVVMVGDAPGDLAAARENNILYFPILVRHEAESWARFRTEMLDRLISGTYRGAYQDSLIEAFLANLS is encoded by the coding sequence ATGAAAACTTTGCATGAATTCATAAAGACGAAAGACTATCTCATTTGTGTCGATTCAGATGGTTGTGCCATGGACACCATGAATAGCAAGCATCAACTATGCTTTGGGCCGATGTTGGTCAAGGAATGGGGGCTCCAGCGGTGGGAAAAAGAGATTTTGGATCGATGGAACACGGTGAATTTATTCTCCATGTCCCGAGGCATCAATCGGTTTCTTGGCCTTGGAATGTTGCTTGAGGAGATAGACAAGACATACACGCCTATTGAAGGTGCCTCAATGTTCTTGTCTTGGGTACAATCGGCCCAAGAACTCAGCAATGCAACGGTACTTGCAAAGATGCAGGCATCAGGACAGACGGTTTTCAAGAAAGCATATGCATGGTCGATTGCAGTTAATACGGCAATCACCAATCTTCCCGAAGAGGTAAAGGTGCCGTTTCCAGGAATCACGGAAGGGCTTGCATGTGCCAAGGAGATAGCCAATCTCGGCATTATCTCGGCTGCCAATCCGGAAGCGGTTCTCCAAGAGTGGACACAGCATCAGCTTATGGATTACATGGATGTTTCTCTTGCACAGGATGTGGGTACTAAGTCCTATTGCATTGCAAAGATGCTTGAGTTCGGATTCGATCCTGAGAAGGTGGTCATGGTCGGTGATGCTCCCGGCGATCTGGCTGCCGCCCGCGAAAACAACATTCTCTACTTTCCCATTTTGGTGCGTCATGAAGCGGAATCCTGGGCACGTTTCCGAACGGAAATGCTCGATCGCCTCATTTCTGGCACTTATCGTGGAGCGTATCAGGATTCCCTGATTGAAGCATTCTTGGCCAATCTTTCGTAA
- a CDS encoding type 1 glutamine amidotransferase family protein codes for MRTVYVYVLDTLADWEPGYVTAELHSSRFFKKGAERISLKTVSCSKGPITTMGGLKVVPDCQLDELVIEKTSVLLLPGADTWSDTKHGAIIEKARELLAVGATVCAICGATAALADAGLLDARKHTSNGPGFLEMVCPSYKGQALYVDQASVVDGNLVTAGPTASLLWAKQIIELLGVFEESTLEAWYAYFSTGEPQQFFALMQTLQC; via the coding sequence ATGCGTACTGTCTATGTCTATGTGCTTGATACGTTGGCCGACTGGGAACCGGGGTATGTGACTGCCGAACTGCACAGCAGTCGTTTTTTCAAAAAGGGTGCTGAACGGATATCCCTTAAAACGGTGAGTTGCTCAAAGGGGCCGATCACAACGATGGGAGGCTTGAAGGTTGTTCCCGATTGTCAGCTCGATGAGTTGGTAATTGAGAAAACAAGTGTGCTGCTCCTGCCGGGTGCCGATACATGGAGCGATACGAAACATGGTGCGATCATCGAGAAAGCAAGAGAGTTGCTTGCTGTCGGTGCAACAGTCTGTGCAATCTGTGGAGCTACGGCAGCCCTTGCCGACGCAGGGTTGTTGGATGCCAGAAAGCATACCAGCAACGGACCGGGGTTTCTGGAGATGGTTTGTCCTTCCTACAAAGGGCAGGCATTGTACGTTGACCAGGCGTCGGTAGTGGACGGCAACCTTGTTACTGCAGGTCCGACCGCCTCGCTCTTATGGGCGAAACAGATTATTGAGCTCCTGGGGGTGTTTGAAGAGAGCACACTAGAAGCGTGGTATGCATATTTCAGTACCGGTGAGCCACAACAATTCTTTGCCCTGATGCAGACGCTGCAATGTTGA
- a CDS encoding ABC transporter permease, with protein MDLRNEDYSRLRRAKNVFYSGVKNPYNVMLAISVLMMFYLIIIPLGQMIMQTFTLAAADVRRVEGATVGSWTLYYWKRVLFSAISKKMLWQPLANSLLIGMSTGIVGVTIGSLFAWLMVKSDIPHKKFFSIALIVPYMLPSWCKAMAWLTIFKNTRTGGSPGLLAYLGINAPDWFVYGPVPIILVLTIHYYAYSYLLVSASLRSVSSELEEMGQIIGANKKTILTRITFPLVLPAILSAFIMTFSKVMGTFGVPSILGLNISYYTVSTTLYNSIQNGQNRVAYVISLILIIIASGTIFLNQKLIGTRKSYSTIGGKGSRSNLIALGKWQKPIVVVLLLFVLVAVVIPVVVLLYQSFMLETGNYSLSNLTTHYWVGDSVPTIDQGEPGIFKNSQFFTYVKNTIKLVVFTSFFATIFGQFIGYVNSRGRAKLSGKLVEQLVFIPYLIPSIAFGAMYLSLFATSQTLTLFGHAFTVIPSLYGTFVILVLIAVVKNLPFASRAGTSNMLQISVELEEAGQVVNAGFFRRFMKILFPLSKGGMFSGFILVFVNIIKELDLIVLLMTPNQQTLPYMAYSYTSENLIQLSSAVTIVMFAMVFFVYWFANTFTDADLSKGF; from the coding sequence ATGGACTTGAGAAACGAGGATTATTCACGCCTGCGCAGAGCGAAGAATGTTTTCTACAGCGGAGTTAAGAATCCGTACAACGTTATGTTGGCCATTTCAGTATTGATGATGTTCTATCTCATCATCATTCCGTTGGGACAGATGATCATGCAGACCTTCACGCTTGCTGCCGCTGACGTACGGAGAGTGGAAGGGGCGACAGTAGGTAGTTGGACGCTCTACTATTGGAAAAGAGTGCTCTTTAGCGCCATTTCCAAGAAAATGTTGTGGCAACCTCTGGCAAACTCACTGCTGATCGGAATGAGTACAGGAATTGTAGGGGTAACCATCGGATCACTCTTTGCTTGGCTGATGGTCAAAAGTGACATCCCCCATAAAAAATTCTTTTCCATTGCCTTGATTGTTCCCTACATGCTCCCATCTTGGTGTAAAGCCATGGCATGGCTCACCATCTTTAAAAACACCCGTACCGGAGGATCTCCGGGATTGCTCGCATACCTTGGCATCAATGCACCTGATTGGTTTGTCTATGGGCCTGTTCCCATCATCCTGGTGTTGACCATCCACTATTATGCGTATTCCTACCTCCTGGTTTCTGCATCGCTTCGGTCGGTGAGTTCCGAGCTCGAGGAGATGGGACAGATCATCGGGGCGAACAAGAAGACAATCCTCACAAGAATCACGTTTCCTTTAGTACTTCCTGCAATACTCTCTGCATTCATCATGACCTTCTCGAAAGTCATGGGTACGTTCGGCGTTCCTTCGATTTTGGGACTGAATATCAGTTATTACACGGTTTCAACCACGCTGTATAATTCCATTCAGAACGGGCAGAACCGGGTAGCTTATGTTATCTCGTTGATTCTCATCATCATTGCATCGGGAACGATCTTTCTCAACCAAAAGCTCATCGGAACCCGAAAGTCCTACAGCACAATCGGGGGCAAGGGTTCGCGCAGCAACCTGATAGCACTAGGGAAGTGGCAGAAACCAATTGTGGTGGTGCTGTTGCTTTTTGTGTTGGTGGCCGTTGTCATTCCTGTGGTTGTGCTGCTGTATCAGTCATTCATGCTTGAGACGGGAAATTATAGTCTTTCCAACCTTACCACCCACTATTGGGTTGGGGATTCGGTGCCCACCATCGACCAAGGCGAGCCAGGTATTTTCAAGAATTCCCAGTTCTTCACCTATGTGAAGAATACAATCAAATTGGTGGTCTTCACTTCCTTCTTTGCAACAATCTTCGGACAGTTCATCGGGTATGTAAATTCACGGGGAAGGGCTAAGCTCTCTGGCAAGCTTGTAGAGCAGTTGGTGTTCATTCCCTACCTGATTCCTTCGATTGCATTCGGAGCAATGTATCTTTCACTCTTCGCCACATCTCAGACGCTGACGCTTTTTGGTCATGCCTTTACCGTCATTCCCTCCCTGTATGGCACCTTTGTCATCCTTGTGCTCATCGCGGTGGTAAAAAATCTTCCCTTTGCATCCAGAGCCGGCACATCGAATATGCTGCAGATCAGCGTGGAGCTTGAAGAAGCAGGGCAGGTGGTCAATGCAGGATTCTTCCGACGCTTTATGAAGATTCTCTTTCCCCTTTCCAAGGGAGGCATGTTCAGCGGATTCATCCTGGTGTTCGTCAATATCATCAAGGAGCTCGACCTTATCGTTCTCTTGATGACGCCGAACCAACAGACATTGCCGTATATGGCGTACTCCTATACGTCGGAAAATCTCATCCAGCTGTCAAGTGCCGTGACCATCGTCATGTTTGCCATGGTCTTCTTCGTTTACTGGTTCGCCAATACGTTTACAGACGCCGACTTGTCCAAGGGCTTCTGA
- a CDS encoding serine hydrolase domain-containing protein — protein MKRIVKLATIGLVLVVLVSCSLFRPTQKEPFVDTKQAARQIGTALVTGDGDVSAVSIAIMHEGAIVYSQGFGLRDVENNLPVDSHTRFNIGSISKIFTGASILLLEDEGLLKLDDKVVDLLPNFTMADERHKDITVRMLLNHTSGMPGTNMRNAFSDEPSSVYLQQSMQEFANSNLKHDAGAFSPYCNDGFTIAQVLVEHLSGIPFPQFLQERIFNPLGMNDSSVGFQPQEENMAYGYIERAIRLPVEYANITASGGLTSTAEDLCRFVAIAMEPTLLREEAITEYLRAQPPTYLLQSGYPPLLSYGLGWDFVSWEPYRSQGIQVLGKTGGTLEYSTMIFFLPQSQSAVVLLSSGHLDPIGTTLPIVDALLKETGQIPEKTKTEKAKALKTQPLPPDIETYSGYYYGGKGLLRLSFEPHTSSLRFETYDGSTFVETDTSRYIGDGIFENQSGTWNTFETLNTVPCLMEIRRPYNVAGIAMTKLSTQPSIEHSFTPSSYVPANLPANDLYFPVFTVSFIEELPSHLIVDNAIYAITGQTETSMVLPALRDQAAPRLDENDHLIIGSYICMNTSDIRALEKGEAITIDGDEKAVLREITEQGTFTCTVPEGGRIVVLGPDLSDLEDTLYSGSDQLEMDIFGSYVVFMADRPMVFQPSIT, from the coding sequence ATGAAACGGATTGTCAAGCTTGCAACTATCGGATTGGTATTGGTTGTTCTGGTCTCTTGTTCGCTATTCAGACCAACACAGAAAGAACCGTTTGTAGACACCAAGCAAGCAGCCCGACAAATCGGAACCGCCCTTGTTACTGGAGACGGGGATGTAAGTGCAGTAAGCATTGCCATCATGCACGAAGGCGCCATTGTCTACAGCCAGGGTTTCGGCTTACGGGATGTTGAGAACAACCTTCCCGTCGATTCCCATACCCGTTTTAATATCGGGTCGATCAGCAAGATTTTCACCGGAGCCTCGATACTCCTGCTTGAAGATGAGGGCCTGCTCAAGCTCGACGACAAGGTGGTCGACCTGCTGCCGAACTTCACCATGGCCGATGAGCGACACAAGGATATCACCGTTCGCATGCTGCTCAACCATACATCGGGGATGCCGGGAACGAATATGCGCAATGCGTTCTCTGATGAGCCCAGCAGTGTGTATCTTCAACAATCGATGCAGGAATTCGCCAATTCAAATCTCAAGCACGATGCCGGTGCCTTCTCCCCCTACTGCAATGATGGCTTTACGATCGCACAAGTGCTTGTAGAACACCTTTCGGGAATCCCGTTCCCGCAGTTCCTGCAGGAACGGATTTTCAATCCGCTTGGCATGAATGATTCCTCCGTGGGTTTCCAGCCCCAAGAGGAGAACATGGCGTATGGGTACATCGAGCGTGCAATACGACTGCCAGTTGAGTATGCAAACATCACCGCTTCCGGAGGTCTCACCTCAACAGCAGAGGACCTTTGCCGGTTTGTTGCAATTGCAATGGAGCCCACCCTTTTACGTGAAGAAGCCATCACCGAATACCTTCGTGCGCAACCACCTACGTATCTGCTGCAAAGCGGGTACCCCCCTCTGCTCAGCTATGGCTTGGGCTGGGATTTCGTCTCTTGGGAACCCTACCGGTCTCAAGGCATCCAGGTACTGGGAAAGACCGGCGGGACGTTGGAGTATTCGACAATGATTTTCTTCCTACCCCAGTCACAAAGCGCCGTGGTTCTTTTGTCCTCAGGGCATCTCGATCCCATCGGAACAACACTGCCCATCGTCGATGCTCTTTTGAAGGAAACCGGACAAATACCCGAAAAGACCAAAACAGAGAAGGCGAAAGCTCTAAAGACACAACCGCTGCCTCCGGACATAGAAACCTACAGCGGATACTATTACGGAGGAAAAGGCCTGTTGCGGCTCAGTTTCGAACCACACACTTCGTCTCTCCGATTTGAAACCTATGACGGCTCGACGTTTGTAGAAACCGATACGTCTCGCTACATCGGGGATGGAATCTTTGAGAACCAGAGTGGAACATGGAATACGTTTGAAACATTGAACACAGTTCCCTGCCTCATGGAGATCAGAAGACCATACAACGTGGCTGGCATAGCCATGACCAAACTATCCACACAACCTTCGATCGAGCATTCCTTCACGCCAAGTTCCTATGTGCCGGCCAACCTCCCGGCCAACGACCTGTATTTTCCTGTCTTCACCGTTTCGTTCATAGAGGAACTGCCTTCCCATCTCATCGTTGACAACGCAATCTATGCGATCACTGGACAAACAGAAACCTCCATGGTCCTGCCGGCTTTGCGCGACCAAGCTGCTCCTAGGCTCGATGAGAATGATCATTTGATCATCGGCTCGTACATCTGTATGAATACCTCTGACATTCGGGCCTTGGAAAAGGGAGAAGCAATTACAATCGACGGTGATGAGAAAGCAGTCTTGAGAGAAATCACCGAACAAGGGACTTTTACCTGCACGGTACCAGAAGGGGGAAGAATCGTGGTACTCGGTCCCGATCTCTCAGACCTTGAGGACACACTGTACAGTGGAAGCGATCAGCTTGAGATGGATATCTTCGGCTCCTATGTGGTCTTCATGGCTGACAGGCCAATGGTGTTCCAGCCGAGCATCACGTAA